The sequence CAAATTCTTGCATGAACTCTGCCTTCTTCATGGCTTCGACTTCCCGCTCTGCCTCAATAGCACGGCGTTCTAAACTGGACGAAGACTTGGCAAGCTCAGGAATAACTTGCTCAAAATGCTCTGCTTTTTCCGCAGGATTGTGACCATATTCCCGCACCATACGGTGTACCAGCAGGTCGGGATAGCGACGGATAGGGCTGGTGAAGTGGGTGTAAAACTCCGCACCCAGTCCGTAGTGGCCGTGGTTGTGCTCCGAGTAACGTGCCTGCTGCATGGAACGGAGCAGCATCATGTTGAGGACATCGGCATAGGGTTCGTCCTTGACCCGCTCCATGAGGTCCTGAAGGGCGTCCTGGCTGATAGAGCTGGCCGTACCATAGACCGTCAGACCAAAGCTGGTCGCATAGTCGATGAACTTCTGTAGCTTGTCCGACTTAGGCTCCTCGTGGATCCGATAGATGAAAGGCAGGTCCAACTTGGCAAAATGCTCAGCAACGCACTCATTGGCAGCCAGCATGAAGGACTCAATCATCCGCTCGGCAATGCCTCGCTGGCGCAGTTGAATATCGACTGGCAGACCATCCTTGTTGACGATGATTTTAGCTTCAGCTGTATCAAAGTTGAGAGCCCCACGCTTATAGCGCATGGCTTCCAGCGTCTCATGGAGTTTGACCATGAGGTCCACACTTGGCACGATTGCCTTGTATTTGTCCAACTTTTCCTGATTGCCCGCAATCATATCATTGACATCGGAATAGGTCATGCGGAAGGTGGTTTTGATGACTGTCTGACCAATCCAGTGCTTGACCACCTTGCCTTTACGGTCAATTTCCATAATAGCCGACTGGGTCAGGCGATCCACATTTGGATTAAGGGAACAGATACCATTTGACAGGCGTTCTGGCAACATCGGCACCACACGGTCGGTCACATAGACAGAAGTCCCACGCTTGACAGCTTCCTGATCCAAGGCAGAACCTTCGGTCACATAGTAGCTGACATCAGCGATATGGACACCCAGTTCCAGATTACCGTTCTTGAGCTTCTTGATATGGACCGCATCGTCCAAGTCCTTGGCATCCGCGCCGTCAATGGTGAAGATGATTTCATCTCGCAGGTCCAAGCGTCCTTCAAAGTCCTGTTCTGACGGACTTTCTGGCACTCGATTGGCCTCCGCCAAGACTTCATCAGGGAATTCCGACACGATGTCCATGGATTCCAAAACTTCCAAGACATCGATCCCCACATCGTCCTTGTGGCCCACCACGTCCCGAATGGTCGCAACAAAGTGGTCCCGTTTCTTGTT is a genomic window of Streptococcus sp. 29896 containing:
- the rnr gene encoding ribonuclease R — encoded protein: MKNEIINYIKEVGPVTMDQLADQFGASSAKGFTDLVKLVSSMEGSRQLVFDQAGRIALPAPKISKNKVTLQGIFRAHKSGFGFVTIDEEEDDLFVSRDDVNFAIEGDRVEVAIKKVADRLKGTAAEAEVIDILEHSLKTAVGLIVFDEDKPEYAGYIKSKNQKIAQKIYIKKSPLVLTGTEILKVDIEAYPNKKRDHFVATIRDVVGHKDDVGIDVLEVLESMDIVSEFPDEVLAEANRVPESPSEQDFEGRLDLRDEIIFTIDGADAKDLDDAVHIKKLKNGNLELGVHIADVSYYVTEGSALDQEAVKRGTSVYVTDRVVPMLPERLSNGICSLNPNVDRLTQSAIMEIDRKGKVVKHWIGQTVIKTTFRMTYSDVNDMIAGNQEKLDKYKAIVPSVDLMVKLHETLEAMRYKRGALNFDTAEAKIIVNKDGLPVDIQLRQRGIAERMIESFMLAANECVAEHFAKLDLPFIYRIHEEPKSDKLQKFIDYATSFGLTVYGTASSISQDALQDLMERVKDEPYADVLNMMLLRSMQQARYSEHNHGHYGLGAEFYTHFTSPIRRYPDLLVHRMVREYGHNPAEKAEHFEQVIPELAKSSSSLERRAIEAEREVEAMKKAEFMQEFVGQEFDGVVSSVVKFGLFVELPNTVEGLIHVTNLNEYYQFHERTLTLQGEKSARVFRVGQPIRIKLTRADKMTGEIDFAHVPSELDIVEKALKAKRRTASHSTRDRDDRSGRGRGKHHKQEASGRDSGRHKSGKDHKSKSGKKDKKKKPFYKEVAKKNKKKRR